One Pseudomonas sp. C27(2019) DNA window includes the following coding sequences:
- a CDS encoding KamA family radical SAM protein has translation MNQLIKIKPLSDEGFTENTRFQVYTDRQFDKIEPLQKLSEEQRFEMRVVASVLPFRVNQYVIDELIDWDDIPNDPIFQLTFPQREMLEPSDYDVMAQALRDELPRAEITKLAREIQARLNPHPAGQQEMNVPMLDGQVLDGVQHKYRETVLFFPSQGQVCHSYCTFCFRWAQFVGNKELRFASNEAESLHRYLAQNTSITDLLITGGDPMVMKTRHMESYLEPLLQPELEHLQTVRIGTKALTFWPQRFVTDDDAAGLLKLFAKLVKAGKHVAIMAHFNHWREMETPIVREAIRRIRATGAVIRTQAPLVRHINDDADVWVRMWRTQVRLGLIPYYMFVERDTGSKRYFEVPLVRAYEIYREAMQGVSGLGRTARGPSMSAGPGKVEIQSIMEFNGEKVFVLRFIQGRNPDWVQKTFFAKYDETATWFDDLVPAFGEEKFFFTDEYNAMISASAE, from the coding sequence ATGAATCAATTAATAAAAATAAAGCCTCTAAGTGATGAAGGCTTTACTGAAAATACGCGGTTTCAAGTTTATACCGACCGTCAGTTTGATAAAATTGAACCGCTGCAAAAATTATCAGAAGAACAGCGCTTCGAAATGCGTGTGGTGGCCAGTGTGTTGCCGTTCCGTGTCAACCAGTATGTGATTGATGAGCTGATTGATTGGGACGACATTCCTAATGATCCAATTTTTCAGCTGACCTTCCCGCAGCGTGAGATGCTTGAGCCCAGTGATTATGATGTGATGGCACAAGCATTGCGTGACGAATTACCCCGCGCTGAAATCACCAAACTTGCTCGTGAGATTCAAGCGCGTTTGAATCCGCACCCAGCTGGTCAGCAAGAAATGAACGTGCCGATGCTTGATGGACAGGTTTTGGATGGTGTTCAGCATAAGTACCGTGAGACGGTACTGTTTTTCCCTAGCCAAGGCCAAGTGTGCCACAGCTATTGTACGTTTTGCTTCCGTTGGGCACAGTTTGTCGGCAATAAAGAGCTGCGTTTTGCCAGTAATGAAGCCGAGTCATTGCACCGCTACTTAGCCCAAAATACCAGCATCACTGACCTGTTAATTACCGGTGGTGATCCTATGGTGATGAAAACGCGCCACATGGAAAGCTATCTTGAGCCGCTGTTGCAGCCTGAGCTTGAGCACTTGCAAACGGTACGCATTGGTACCAAGGCACTAACGTTCTGGCCGCAACGTTTTGTCACTGATGATGATGCCGCAGGCTTGCTTAAGCTGTTTGCTAAGCTGGTGAAGGCGGGTAAGCATGTTGCGATAATGGCGCATTTCAACCACTGGCGTGAGATGGAAACCCCTATTGTGCGTGAAGCGATTCGCCGTATTCGTGCCACTGGTGCGGTGATTCGCACGCAGGCACCTTTAGTGCGTCATATCAATGATGATGCCGACGTTTGGGTACGCATGTGGCGCACGCAAGTACGTCTAGGCCTGATTCCATACTATATGTTTGTTGAACGTGACACGGGTTCAAAACGTTATTTTGAAGTGCCGTTGGTACGTGCTTATGAGATTTACCGCGAAGCCATGCAGGGCGTATCTGGCTTAGGACGTACCGCTCGCGGACCATCGATGAGTGCCGGTCCGGGTAAAGTTGAGATCCAAAGTATTATGGAATTCAATGGTGAAAAAGTTTTTGTGCTGCGCTTTATTCAGGGTCGTAATCCTGATTGGGTACAAAAAACGTTCTTTGCTAAATATGATGAAACAGCGACTTGGTTTGACGACTTAGTGCCGGCCTTTGGTGAAGAGAAATTTTTCTTTACTGATGAGTACAACGCGATGATCAGCGCCAGCGCTGAATAA